The Natrinema caseinilyticum genomic sequence GGGCTAGCGGATCGGAGGCATGGGAGATACCGGACGGTCGACCGCACCGCACCTGCACTTTACCATCGAGCGAAATCGGACGCACCAGCCGATTCCCGGCGGTGACGGACGGACCGTCGGTGCGGGCGAGGCGATCCCGGAAGCGTACGCCGGACTCTGACCGAGACGTCGGGACGGTCGGGTCGACTCGCTGTGTCGGCGGTTCGTTCGCGTCGAACTCGCATCAGTCAGTTGCCACTCGATCGGTCAAGGAAGTATTCTTCGCGTTCGAACGGCTCGGTTTCACCGTCGACGCCGGTCACGTCCAGTGCAGTCACCTCGGCGTCGGTTCCGAGCAGGCCCGCGAGACTCGGTTCCGTGCGTCCGTCGTCGCTGCTGATGAGTTCCTTGACGTAGAGACCGCCCTCGCCGTGGAGCCGGACTTCCGCTTCAATCGACCCCCGGAGGTCGCCGTCGATCTCGTAGACCGTCCGCTCGCGGGTGAGGCCGGCCCGTCGGTGATCGACCCGCTCGGGCGTGTACTGGTCGACGGTCGTCCCCGCGAGTTCGGCGAGGGCCGCGTCGAAATCGGCCTCGTCG encodes the following:
- a CDS encoding M23 family metallopeptidase, which translates into the protein MGDTGRSTAPHLHFTIERNRTHQPIPGGDGRTVGAGEAIPEAYAGL